GGAGTATAGGATGAGCATGCACCGGGTGGTACTGGGATGGCTCGGAGCATAACACTGTGAAAGACTTGCAAGGTAGGCAACCTTAGGTAGGGAATGCGTCGTGCCGTGCGCCGATGTCTTAGCTGCACACAGCTGGAGACTTGAGCGTCTTAGAGGAATGttgtgaatatttgtttttaaaaaatgggtTAAAGGCATGAACCTTCCCGCTGTTTGTGTTGCACTCCTCCACCATACTGATAGCACCCATCAGCAAGACGCTTCATGCACCGTTATGGTCAAGAGGAATGTTCCCATAAGAAAAGATCCTGCATGGCATTTATCATTAACACATGAATACCTTTCTAGGCATGTTAAGACCGCACATTCTAGATcataaaaatctgaaaaatcaCTTTCTTgctagtaaataaataaatgatggtattacaTTATGTATGGTATCAAAAAATAGATTATGTCGATGTGGACAGAAAAGAGGCGTGTCCCGTCTACGGCCTAGAGAGGTGTCAGTGTCTTACAGgggcctgtgattggctcttactGTACATACCCCTCCTCATTCTGCCCCCTGTGTGGTTGGGGCGTTCAGCCGTCGTGACCAGGAAGCGGGGCCGCTCTCTCTCGCTGGGGCTGAAGATTTCCTCCGGAGATATGGCCTGGTCGATATGAGGGCAGTCTTCATTTGCCAGAGCGGCATTAGCTGCCTCGCCGTTCAGCTTGGAGTCTTGGAAGGcagcaaaagcaaacaaagacaaatatatCTGGTTATTGGTTAATATAAATTACAAATGCATAATAATTACAGACTCTCGGTTCGTCTTCAGAGTGAATCCCTGGATTAAACGGTGCAAAATCAATAGCAGACAGGTAGCAGGATAACTCACAGCCTCTCTGTTCTCCTGTCCGGAgtaaaaaatgcttttctttttagattttattgattgtttttggTGAGAAAGTCATTTGTTTAATCTCATTAATCTGCATTCCCATCCGACTGAAGCAGCTGAGTAATGATATGGAGAACGGGCAGAGCAAGCCATCACAATAGCTCCCATCATCTTTGCGTCTTACCTTGAAACTTTATCTCGAAAACGTCATCGTGGACGATGGGGCTCTGAGGTTGGGAGCTGATGCTTGACTTACAGAAGTTTGGAGAACCCGGTTGTGGTGCCCGTGggatgtgtctgttttttttctttggtaGTTTCTGCTTAGCCATGGCCAAAGAGTAATACATTCCGAAGTTGTTGACAATCACAGGGACGGGCATGGCGATGGTCAGCACGCCGGCCAAGGCGCACAGAGCTCCTACCAGCATACCGGAGGTTGTCCGGGGATACATGTCTCCATATCCCAGGGTCGTCATGGTAACCACAGCCCACCAGAATCCAATCGGGATATTCTTGAAGTGCGTGTGATCGCTGGCCCGTGGGTCGTTGGGATTGGCTCCTATCCGTTCGGCGTAGTAGATCATAGTAGCAAAGATGAGGACACCGAGAGcgaggaagatgatgaggagaagGAACTCGTTGGTGCTGGCCCTCAGCGTGTGGCCCAACACTCTCAAACCCACAAAGTGACGGGTCAGCTTGAAGATCCGCAGGATCCGCACAAAGCGGACGACTCTCAGGAAACCCAGGACGTCCTTAGCTGCTTTGGAGGACAGGCCACTCAGGCCCACCTCCAGGTAGAAGGGCAAGATGGCCACAAAGTCGATGATGTTAAGGGCATTCCGAATGAAGTCAAATTTATTCGGGCAGAACGTTATTCGCATCAGAAATTCAAACGTGAACCACACCACACATACGCCTTCGATGTAGGTGAGGAAGGCCGCCGTCTCGGTCTCCTGGTAGGTGTGCTCCACCGTGACGTTGTCCACCAACTCCGTCTCAGTGCGGTTGATAATCGGGTTGAAGGCCTCGTGGGTCTCGAGACAGAAGGTGGTGATGGACACCAGGATAAAGAAGAGCGAGGCCAGCGCCACCCACTGAGCAGGAAGTAGACATATGTTACAGGAAATAAAGggaagaggacagagaggagaatgGGAACAGTAATTAATGCAATATAATCAAGCTAGACACCCGAGCAGCCGTTCTGAGCGTGACACAATGCAATTCAATCGATTATCCGAGACAGTGGCATCGGGTTCGACGGTAACAATGGGATGAAAGCTCTCTCTGTGGCTTGACTCAGCGGTGTCGTCGTAAAAGGGACAATCACTGCAGGCTCGCTGCtctcctttctcttccctccACCGGATCCCAAGGTGGTGGCATTTCCAAAGGTAAGCTCCATGCACAATCGCAAAGCCTAAGGCAGCGGCAGCAGACGGAACACTAACGTCACCCTCCGTGACTACATTTGCACGCGGTTCTTCCCTGCGGCGCCATCGCCACAGCGGCTCTGTCCGACGTCAACTCTTGGGAAGCACAAGCAAAGCGCTGAGGACACAAGATATGAGAAGCCCATATTTCTTAATGGAATACGCGTACTTTAGCCTTCATCACGTATTGATTAGATGATCGCATTTCATCACATTTAGGCTCTGGTATTTCTGATGCATACTACATGACTGTAACAGATACAGCATTCTCTCCTGGGCATGGATTGCCGCCCTCTCATGTTATCCTCCCACCACACTGCACTGGTTTACAGTGTTCAGCTCTATACTGCAGTGTGAATGGGAAAGCTGCATCTTCCTTCAATGGGGATCTGAAGGCAATAGATCAGACTTGGTGGACAGAGTGGCAGACAGGAAGAGTAGATAGCTACTTAATCATCCCATGAATCTCAAAAGCAGGATCAATAGTTGCTTGTTCATGCATGAAGATGTCTTTCTGAGAGTAAGTGCTGCTTGTGTAATGGTTCTCAGGCTCGTGCACAGTATTGTTAAGTGAAAGTTGGGGACTTCAGTGGGGGGGCACCAGCCACAGCTTTGATGTCAGCTGTTTTGTACTAATTTCATGGATTGCGGATTTGTCTTGCCACAAAAGTAAAAGTCAAGAAAATGTCTTCAGTCACACGGACTGTAGGACGAAGGACGTTCTGTTTCTGGCTCTGCTCTTACTTATGCAGCGTGagtttatatattatattattcttATTGACAACGGAACAGAAATCATGATACAGAATCACACAGAATGAATCAATGGTTTACATAATCCAATCATATTCATTTCATCTATTTTCTCTTCTCATGTCGTTGATattttttcaccattttcagaCCCAAATATTCAACTAAAGGAGAAAATAATTTCTGACTATTTTAAATAGTGTAAACAACCCTTACTTGTGTACGTTCTTATACTGAATCTGTGTGCTATGAACAAGAGAGATGAAATCCAAACATCGCTGCCAACACGCCTTTGTGTAAAGCCTCATCCTTCCAAGCTGCTTTCATGCCGACTGCCGATGCCTTGCTTTGCTGCGCCTTCTGCATCCCAACCTTCAAACTGTTAAACAAGCTGCGCCTCATCCTCTGAGAGTCGATTGTGGATCTTTGTGACACATAGGAACAGTATCGCCCGCGGGATGGGGACGGGTGACGGGTGACGGGTGACGGGTGACGGGTGACCATGGTTAGCTCCTAATTCCTCACTCTTGAGGTGACGAGGGTTTTTTCGACTGATGCTTCCACTGTGAAGCGAGGCTGTAATTAACTCTGAGGCTCAGCTCCAATTAATCTTCTCGCCAGTCTTGGCGgaactctgtctctctgctttgctttgctctctGGGAAATGTTTCGGCATGCAGCAAATAAAAGTCAAAAGTGTCTGCATgtagtgttgttttttttttcattaaagctCGGTTCGATAGTGACATCATGTCAGTAC
The sequence above is drawn from the Brachionichthys hirsutus isolate HB-005 chromosome 5, CSIRO-AGI_Bhir_v1, whole genome shotgun sequence genome and encodes:
- the kcnc1b gene encoding potassium voltage-gated channel subfamily C member 1b, which produces MGPSDDKDHIVINVGGIRHQTYRSTLRTLPGTRLSWLAEPDAPNHFDYDAKIEEFFFDRHPGVFAHILNYYRTGKLHCPADVCGPLYEEELAFWGIDETDVEPCCWMTYRQHREAEEALDSFGGGGLLDLANDEELEAEHAEDDVDEMTRRLAHGDCPEARTGSLWSRWQKYVWALFEDPYSSKYARWVALASLFFILVSITTFCLETHEAFNPIINRTETELVDNVTVEHTYQETETAAFLTYIEGVCVVWFTFEFLMRITFCPNKFDFIRNALNIIDFVAILPFYLEVGLSGLSSKAAKDVLGFLRVVRFVRILRIFKLTRHFVGLRVLGHTLRASTNEFLLLIIFLALGVLIFATMIYYAERIGANPNDPRASDHTHFKNIPIGFWWAVVTMTTLGYGDMYPRTTSGMLVGALCALAGVLTIAMPVPVIVNNFGMYYSLAMAKQKLPKKKNRHIPRAPQPGSPNFCKSSISSQPQSPIVHDDVFEIKFQDSKLNGEAANAALANEDCPHIDQAISPEEIFSPSERERPRFLVTTAERPNHTGGRMRRGYEKPWSLNSMSGMSGDASGVSSVSALPCSPPCLMQHSHSPIPSIM